A window of the Tursiops truncatus isolate mTurTru1 chromosome 14, mTurTru1.mat.Y, whole genome shotgun sequence genome harbors these coding sequences:
- the CMPK2 gene encoding UMP-CMP kinase 2, mitochondrial, with translation MVFGRRPRAPLLLARLSGLRRGACGRAMAPPRCFALELPGCTLAHFAVGDEAPGARPDPGVAALLGPPGRSYSLSVPVAGSAGCAARVRAARLHQRLLHQLRRGPFRRCQLRRLLCYRPGGGAGGLQHGFLLRDPRDSPDTRSALLALLDACPEAPRPRLAEFSGDPLCRLWQLPWERRDGLGWRQLGRELVVPVPEPALHPVVLDLPSSGVFPRREAARAVLEACTSFIPEARAVLDLVDQCPEQVQKGKFPVIVIEGLDATGKTTVTQSVSDSLKAVLLKSPPSCISQWRKIFDDEPTIIRRAFYSLGNYIVASEIAKESAKSPVIVDRYWHSTATYAIATEVSGGLQHLPPAHHPIYQWPRDLLKPDLVLLLTVSPEERMQRIEGRGMERTTEEAELEANSIFRQKVEVSYQRMENPGCHVVDASPSRERVLQMVLSEIQNNCN, from the exons ATGGTCTTTGGCCGCCGCCCGCGCGCCCCACTGCTGCTCGCGCGTCTCTCGGGGCTGCGGCGCGGGGCCTGCGGTCGGGCCATGGCGCCGCCGCGCTGCTTCGCGCTGGAGCTGCCCGGCTGCACGCTGGCCCATTTCGCAGTGGGCGACGAGGCCCCGGGCGCGCGCCCCGACCCCGGCGTGGCCGCGCTCCTGGGCCCCCCGGGCCGCAGCTACTCTCTGAGCGTGCCGGTGGCCGGGAGCGCGGGCTGCGCGGCCCGGGTGCGCGCGGCCCGGCTGCACCAGCGCTTGCTGCACCAGCTGCGGCGCGGCCCCTTCCGGCGGTGCCAGCTGCGCCGCCTGCTGTGCTACCGcccgggcggcggggcggggggcctGCAGCACGGCTTCCTTCTCCGCGACCCCCGCGACAGCCCCGACACCCGGAGCGCGCTGCTGGCACTGCTGGATGCCTGCCCGGAGGCTCCGCGCCCGCGCCTGGCCGAGTTCTCCGGCGACCCGCTCTGCCGGCTGTGGCAGCTCCCGTGGGAACGGCGGGACGGCCTGGGGTGGCGGCAGCTGGGCCGCGAGCTTGTCGTGCCCGTGCCGGAGCCCGCGCTGCACCCGGTGGTGCTGGACCTGCCTAGCTCCGGGGTCTTCCCCCGCCGGGAGGCCGCCCGCGCCGTTCTGGAGGCG TGTACATCCTTCATTCCTGAAGCCCGGGCTGTGCTGGACCTGGTTGACCAGTGCCCAGAGCAGGTCCAGAAGGGAAAGTTCCCCGTTATTGTCATTGAAGGCCTGGATGCCACAG GTAAAACCACTGTGACCCAGTCAGTTTCAGATTCACTCAAGGCTGTTCTCTTGAAGTCACCACCCTCTTGCATCAGCCAGTGGAGGAAAATCTTTGATGATGAACCAACTATCATTAGAAGAGCTTTTTACTCTTTGGGCAATTATATCGTGGCTTCTGAAATAGCTAAAGAATCTGCCAAATCGCCTGTGATTGTAGACAG GTACTGGCACAGCACGGCCACCTACGCCATAGCCACTGAGGTAAGTGGGGGTCTCCAGCACCTGCCTCCTGCCCATCACCCTATATACCAGTGGCCCAGGGACCTGCTCAAGCCCGACCTGGTCCTGTTGCTCACCGTGAGTCCCGAGGAGAGGATGCAGAGGATCGAGGGCCGGGGCATGGAGAGGACCACGGAGGAGGCTGAACTGGAGGCCAACAGCATATTTCGTCAAAA GGTAGAAGTGTCCTACCAGCGGATGGAGAACCCTGGCTGCCACGTGGTTGATGCCAGCCCTTCAAGAGAAAGGGTCCTCCAGATGGTGTTAAGCGAGATCCAAAATAATTGCAATTAA